In Aegilops tauschii subsp. strangulata cultivar AL8/78 chromosome 3, Aet v6.0, whole genome shotgun sequence, one genomic interval encodes:
- the LOC109757097 gene encoding uncharacterized protein — translation MQGHADSESGLATAPSSPTRYLCSGRDGECDEDGGGIHYFFSAPASPVHYILRSPPASSASAHYAPSADGDFCTAPGDFEFAARHRGVDGAAAATTMSSAEELFLSGRIRVGCLSPIRQETDCREQQGEDGEDGGGVEGRSPRPRRTRSASPPRSPRLAKTAEPADSLASASTSSSSSSSSAKTMRRRISLRDLLGRTCSDPSMRPPAPITTAAERSGSWLPSIWPARAKKALPCPAPQPARRSVSSVRAAPGGAGRDEGPRRRTTSLPYRQGLVLGCLGLGARSYGLAKSMHPLSTR, via the coding sequence ATGCAGGGCCACGCTGACAGCGAGAGCGGCCTCGCCACCGCGCCTTCCAGCCCCACACGCTACCTCTGCTCCGGGCGAGACGGTGAGTGTGACGAAGACGGCGGAGGCATCCATTACTTCTTCAGCGCCCCGGCTAGCCCCGTGCACTACATCCTCCGTTCGCCGCCAGCGTCCTCCGCGTCGGCCCACTACGCTCCCTCCGCGGATGGAGACTTCTGCACGGCCCCCGGCGACTTCGAGTTCGCCGCGCGCCACCGCGGCGtcgacggcgccgccgccgccaccaccatgAGCTCCGCCGAGGAGCTCTTCCTCTCCGGCCGTATCCGCGTAGGTTGCCTCTCCCCCATCCGCCAAGAAACGGATTGCAGGGAGCAGCAGGGGGAGGACGGCGAGGACGGGGGCGGCGTCGAAGGCCGCTCACCGCGGCCTCGCCGGACCAGGTCAGCTTCGCCGCCCCGGAGCCCGCGGCTCGCCAAGACTGCAGAGCCTGCCGACTCCTTGGCATCAGCGTCAacgtcatcctcctcctcctcttcctctgccaagACCATGCGGCGGAGGATATCGCTGCGGGACCTCCTCGGCCGCACCTGCAGCGATCCCTCGATGAGGCCGCCGGCTCCTATTACCACCGCCGCCGAGAGGTCAGGATCCTGGCTGCCATCTATCTGGCCGGCGCGGGCCAAGAAAGCTCTGCCCTGCCCGGCGCCGCAGCCTGCTCGCCGGTCAGTTTCGTCGGTCAGGGCAGCaccgggcggcgcggggcgcgaTGAGGGGCCGCGGCGGCGCACAACGTCTCTGCCGTACCGGCAAGGCCTGGTCCTTGGATGCCTCGGCCTGGGAGCCCGGAGCTACGGGCTCGCAAAGTCCATGCACCCCCTCTCCACGCGGTGA
- the LOC109757096 gene encoding replication protein A 14 kDa subunit translates to MDTSAPSPFVNGETLKMFLGRRVRTVVQVQHNEGGVLLGLSTDGHQLTIRGASGAPEPPHYIEVIGIADSSLSIRAESCTDFGENFDGVAFNGLCKLANDKYNYLFL, encoded by the exons ATGGATACTTCAGCTCCTTCGCCATTTGTCAATGGAGAGACTCTGAAGATGTTTCTTGGGCGACGAGTGCGCACTGTGGTTCAAGTCCAACACAATGAAGGTGGAGTTCTTCTTGGGCTGTCCACTGATGGGCATCAGTTGACTATCAGAGGTGCTTCTGGTGCCCCTGAACCACCACACTACATCGAGGTTATTGGGATTGCTGACAGCAGCCTGTCCATCCGTGCTGAATCTTGCACTGATTTTGGTGAAAACTTTG ATGGTGTGGCATTCAACGGGCTATGCAAGCTTGCGAATGACAAGTACAATTACCTGTTCCTGTAG